A region of Alosa alosa isolate M-15738 ecotype Scorff River chromosome 17, AALO_Geno_1.1, whole genome shotgun sequence DNA encodes the following proteins:
- the LOC125310326 gene encoding mucin-2-like codes for MGEQCHFRVNAFIVMESYIFTHSRVMFQNEQIRELHQTVLALSGLSIQVQMAPEIQVYVSLPKEQNGTTTEIFADEHCDQLRDPHGIFSFCHSHVPYDHYYQVHTIMFHTTAIIRPASVKHATATVFCDYYNREGQSSWHYDPCGKVPTCGRNYNFNVKLEGCYPRCPAEAPYYENTRNCTTQKNCTCLFNGIVLRHGTQVSTPSGHCTWTDGTMDYEPDPTTTPPTTPTTTTTTEPPTTTETTISTTEPPTTTETTTTATEPPATTQITISTTEPSTTTTEPPTTTETTTTTTEPPTTTKTTISTTEPLTTTETTTTSTEPPTPTTISIRTLTTEPPTTTGTTISTTEPPTTTETVEPSTATTIFFCNSHFFIFKHSAK; via the exons atgggagagcagtgccaCTTccgtgtgaacgcttttatcgttatg GAGAGCTACATCTTCACCCACTCAAGGGTGATGTTTCAGAATGAACAAATCAGAGAGCTGCATCAAACCG TCCTGGCCCTCTCAGGCCTCAGCATACAGGTGCAAATGGCCCCTGAGATCCAGGTCTACGTGTCCTTGCCTAAAGAGCAAAATGGAACCACCACAG AAATATTTGCTGATGAGCACTGTGACCAGCTGAGGGATCCTCATGGGATATTCAGCTTCTGCCACAGTCATGTTCCATACGACCACTATTATCAGGTACACACCATCATGTTCCATACGACCGCTATTATCAG GCCTGCCTCAGTAAAACATGCCACTGCCA CTGTGTTCTGTGACTACTATAACAGGGAGGGTCAATCTAGCTGGCACTATGACCCCTGCGGAAAAGTACCAACCTGTGGAAGAAACTACAACTTCAATGTCAAACTGGAAG GCTGCTACCCCAGGTGTCCAGCAGAGGCGCCATACTATGAGAACACCAGGAACTGCACCACACAGAAGAACTGCACCTGCCTCTTCAATGGTATAGTCCTAAGACATGGCACTCAAGTGAGCACGCCCAGTGGACACTG cACATGGACAGATGGAACCATGGACTATG AGCCAGATCCTacaacaacaccaccaacaacacccacaacaaccacaaccacagaaCCACCAACTACAACAGAAACAACAATATCAACCACAGAACCACCAACTACAACAGAAACAACAACCACAGCCACAGAACCACCAGCTACAACACAAATAACAATCTCAACGACAGAACCATCAACCACAACCACAGAACCACCAACTACAACagaaacaacaaccacaaccacagaaCCTCCAactacaacaaaaacaacaatctCAACCACAGAACCACTAACTACAACAGAAACAACAACCACATCCACAGAACCACCAACACCAACTACAATATCAATAAGAACCTTAACCACAGAACCACCAACTACAACAGGAACAACGATCTCAACCACAGAACCACCAACTACAACAGAAACTGTGGAACCATCAACAGCTActacaatatttttttgtaattcacatttttttattttcaaacataGTGCAAAATAA